CCCATCTCCTCCTGTCCTTTGGTGTGACAATTCAGGTGCTCTTGCCCTCGCCTCTAACCCAGTATCTCACGCTCGAACTAAACATATTGAGGTGGATATTCACTTTATTCGGGAAAAAGTTACCAACCGTGACATTAACATTCGGTATGTGTCCACCTTGGATCAAGTCGCTGATATCTTCGCCAAGGGACACACTGCTGATCGTTTTTGCTTCTTACGTGACAAACTGAAGGTCGCTCCTCCCATCAGTTTGCGGGGGGGTGTTAAGGGTATCCCTGAAAATCAGCAACAATACCAAATCACAGCAGCTCCTACATCTCCCTTCGAGAATCACGTTGAGACAGATGAGGACTCATCAAATCACCTTGACAGCCAGTGATGACAATTTCCCTTGTTTACAATACTTACTTTCCTTATTCTGAATTATTTGAATTTCCTTGGCTGTAAATATCTTAGCAATAGTTGTATTAGGTTTATTGCTTTCCTTTTAGCTGTCGCTCATTCATACACTTACCATTGTAATTCTACACTTACCATTTAGATGGTCATCTGTATTGTATtataaaaaggaaatccaaCACTGTTTTGGTCAAGCAACCAAAAACAgtttctctaattattttcatCACCATCTCATAAGATAatgacacatttttcaaaataataaatctcatacaTGAAGACACATTTTTAGAAACTaacttttgaaagaaaacaaaaaaattggtaagTTTAACACTTCTCCATGGGAAAGCATGTAGCCTCTCCCTATATATAAGTGGAATTGGCTCGTTAGACTTTATTACGTCAATATGCAAAAATTAGAATTGAGGTACAATCATAACTACACACCgaatattgtttttttctttactcAGGGCATCAATATGAGAGAGACATAATGGGGCCTATATTAGAAGACGCGTGTCCTCTAAATTAATAGAAGAATGTCATTTTCATGTTTAGGAGAAAAGAACAGatctattattaaattattgggaaaaatataaaaaagccccccaaattaccagccgttttcgatttagccccctaatgttccaaaagtgataaagtagccccctaaactaccaaactattgcattttggccactccgttagtcaaaaccgtcagtttggacggaaactgcaaaacgacgtcgtttgttacaggtaagttactacaatgcccttttgggaaaaatataaaaaagccccccaaactaccagccgttttcattttagccccctaatattcagaaagtgataaagtagcccccaaactaccaaacaattgcaatttggccactccgttattcattaccgtcaaatatgatgaaaaatttaaaactacatcgttttggcaatggtaagttaccaaaatgccatttttggaaaaaaaaaatatcatattaaaacaagcaagcaaaacggcgccgttttgcttgaaattagggtttccttacacttaccaaaatgatgccactttggtaagtgttaggaattaaaagaaaaaaccctagaccccacgcaggtgacccacgaaaaaacccccaaccccagtttatctttctccccaaaaccgccggccaccacgtcgtcTATCTCCGacagcctgtaaatcttacccataactcaatctttttattgtatttcatggtatagctgtcggatcggtgttgtttatctacgaacgtgatttttttgtttgatttctacaatgggtaagaatttttcggtggcgcttcgtagctagtggatggtgtggccggcggtgatggatggtggtggcaggggcagtcgttttgagagaaagagagagaggggcgttgcgtttttttcacttgagggagaaggttgccggagatagaacgatGTGGTGGTCggcggtttgggggagagagataaactggggttgggggttttttctgcgtggtgtctaaggttttttctttttattcctaacacttatcaaaacggcgccgttttggtaagtgtaaggaaaccctaatttcaagcaaaacgcgCCATTTagcgtgcttgttttaatatgattttttttttctaaaagggcattttagtaacttaccattgtcaaaacgacgtagttttgaattttccatcatatttgacagtaatgactaacggagtagccaaattgcaactgtttggtagttagggggctacttttatcactttctgaacattaggggctaaaatgaaaacggctggtagttttgggcgcttttttatatttttctcaaaagggcattgtagtaacttacccgtaacaaacgacgtcgttttgcagtttccgtccaaactgacggttttgactaacgaagtggccaaaatgcaataatttggtagtttggggggctactttatcacttttggaacattagggggctaaatcgaaaacggctggtagtttgtggagcttttttatatttttccctaaattatTCTATTGAAGATGAGAAAGAGAACCATGCTAAACCGTTAGTGTCactgtctcttttttttttgggtggctGTTAACGTCATTTGAAGTCCCTTATTTTTTAGTGTACGCAGACGCTTAAATAGTGAGAACTCATCTCAAGTATCTGAGGAAGTGTTTGCATTGGCATGTGGTCCTGATCTACGAAACTGATGATGAAAATTGTTATGATGAAGACGGATTTGTTTGGCCTACTCACCAAGATCTAGACTCAGATGATGATATAgtcggtatatatatatatatatatatatataaagtggtTGGGCAtgtattataataaaaattcgACTGTCGAAATGATAATCTTTAATtctaagggaaaaatataatttagcccctcaaattactagcaattttcattttagccatttaatgttcaaaaagtgataaagtaaccctccaaactactaaaaagcTGCAATTTcaccactccgttagtcaacaccgtcaaataggatgaaaaatgcaaaacaacgttatttttttaggttaaattactaaaatgccattttgaaaaaaaaaataacaaacaaacaaacagtgGTAACACCCCATGGCCTCTGAGGTGGCTGCCCAGCCACCCCAATAgacctgggggtggccgcccagccaccccataggccatggggtggccggtgagccacccctaaacattaccaccgttttttttttcccccctcaaaacaacgtcattttggaagacatttttttaattgatttttttttcaaaagggtattttagtaatttaaccttgtcaaaacgacgtaatattgaatttttcatcatatttgatggtaatgactaacggagtggccaaattgcaattggttagtagtttgggagctactttatcacttttgaacattagggaaactaaatatatataaaaatgtataaaaaaaaaatggttaataacttttttggtacctcagttttcacttttttatttttttctcctctaaGTTTTGAAACATGACAAATGTAGTACCCAACCTatgggaaaaaacaaaatcaatacctctgTTAGTTCCATCAGTCCCATTTAACAGAATTTTCACGTGTCACTTCCaaaatatgccacgtgtcctaaaaagtaaaaaaaattaaaaataataataattaaaaaaaaaaNNNNNNNNNNNNNNNNNNNNNNNNNNNNNNNNNNNNNNNNNNNNNNNNNNNNNNNNNNNNNNNNNNNNNNNNNNNNNNNNNNNNNNNNNNNNNNNNNNNNAATCATGGAATACCTGAAAAGAGGAGTACTTCCTTCAGATAGAAAGCTTGCTACCCGGTTGAAGGTGAGAGCCGAAAGGTTTACAATGATAAATGGAGTCCTTTACAAAAAGGGTTTCATGTTGCCACTCTTAAAATGTGTTTCGAAGGATGAAGGAGATTATATCCTTAGAGAGATCCATGAAGGGGTCTGTGGAAGCCATTCTGGGGCCAGAATATTGGCGCATAAAGCAGTACGAGCAGGTTTTTATTGGCCCAACATGAGTCGAGACTCGGCAGATATAGTCAGGAATTGCGACAAGTGCCAGCGATTCGCAAATATCACTCATCAACCTCCTAAAGACTTGAGTGCAATATCCTCACCCTGGCCCTTCTcccaatggggggtagatatagtaggaccaCTGCCTCGGAGCGGGGGAGGTGTGCGGTTCGCAGTTGTTGCTGTAGATTATTTCACCAAGTGGGCAGAGGTTGAAGCCTTGGTAAATATCACGGCTAAGGCAATAGAGCGatttttatggaagaatatCGTATGTCGGTATGGCATTCCCCACGCTTTTATCACAGATAATGGAAAGTAGTTTGACTGCGAGTCATTCCGAGCCTGGTGTGCCCAGCTGCGAATAAGGAACTATTACTCGTCTCCAGGGCACCCCCAGGCAAATGGGCAAGTAGAGGccaccaacaaaacaattttcaagatcttaaagAAGAAGTTGGATGATCGGAAAGGAAACTGGGCAGAAGATCTGCCAGAAGTATTGTGGGCATACCGAACGACCAAGAGAATTCCAACCGAAGAGACACCATATGCCTTAGCATTCGGAACTGAGGCAGTCATTCCAGCCGAGGTAGGCTCAGGCAGTTATCGCGTAGAGACCTTCCAATCCGAGACTAACAATGAGGGGTTACAGCTGCACTTGGATTTGCTACAAGAGAAGCGGGATCAAGCCCAAGTGGGTATAGCAGCATATCAGGCAAGAGTGAGTCGttatttcaacaaaaaggtcaagcctcgaagcttcaaagttggagatatgGTTCTACGTAAAGCTACTTTGGCGACCAAGGACCCGGCTGAGGGAAAGCTGCCtcctaattgggaaggaccttatAGGGTGATTGAGTGCAAAAGAGCAGGAGCATACCACTTGGAAGATTCCAAAGGTAAGGCTCTTCCGAGGCCTTGGAATGCTGAACACCTTAAAAAGTACTATGTCTAAAATGCTGCGATATGTAATCTGTTCGTcttttcattactttatttcaATGAATAAAAGTATCTCGGAGTTATGCAGCATATAAGGTTCGtatgtacaaattaaataatttcattaGTCTCCAAGAAGACGGCTGAAAAGGCTCTTCCAAGTCCCAAAAATGATGCAACCGAAAGGAGCATTCTCTTCACATAATATAACCGAGACCTAAACTCGGAGTAGCAATCAAGCTCTCCGAGGCCTAAAACTCGGAGTAGCAACCaaactctccgagacctaaactCGGAGTAGCAATCAAGCCCTCCGAGACCTAAACTCGGAGTAGCAATCAAGCCCTCCGAGACCTAAACTCGGAGTAGCAATCGAGCCCTCCAAGACCTAAAAACTCGGAGTAGCAATCAAACTCTCCGAGGCCTAAAACTCGGAGTAGCAACCaaactctccgagacctaactcgaGGTAGCAATCAATTATCACAAGGTAGCATAACTATGGATAAGTTGAAATCCCCAAGATATAACTCGGGGAAATACAATTGCAAATTCCTAGCTACCTTaagcaacaaataaaaaaaaaggggttatcTAGAGACTCATACAAACACTAAAAACCCATTTCATTGACAAAGAAGTATGGACAAATAGTATTACATCATCTCCCCTTAGGGGTAACATCAGGAACCTCGGCAGAGATGGACTCGGCAGTATTGGCCTCGGCAGAATGGGCATCATCAGGAGCAGATTCAGTGCCTCGATGCTGTTGATCTGAAAAGGGATCGTAGAAGAAATCTTTTATTCCTGCAGCATTAGGCATTTGTTCTTGACCCAGGTTGACCAGTTGTGCCATGGCTGCGTCCGAACAAGGGATGTCCTCGACTTTCACTTTGTTAAGATCTATCGTCCGAGTCGAGTCCATAGCCCATGCTCGAAAACTTTCAAAGCCAAGAATGAGCCCGTCAGCCCAAGCAGAATTCTGAACCCACGAGGCAAAGGACAGTTGACGTAAGTAATCAGCAGCTCGGTTTCTAGCCTCCTTCAGCTGAGCCCTTACTTGGGCGTATTTTCCCTTAAAGAATTTGAGCTTCTCCTCGGCCACCACCTTGGCTTCATTCGTCTCGGCTACCAGACCCTTCAAATCTGAGACCTCATTTTGGGCCAATTTTAGTTGATCCGAGACCCCTGCATGTGTTTCTTCCAACTGATTGAAGTCTTCCTTAACAATAGAGTTATCCTCTTGCAGGCGGTTCACTTTATTTCGAAGGCCTTCAATTTCAGTCAGCAGATCGTTAATCTTTGATTCAGCCCTTGCCTGAGCCGTAGCAGCTTCAGAGGTCTCGGCCAGCAATTTAGACTGCTCCTGGCCTGAGATTAACAGCTCCTCGTCTTGCGCCACAGTGATTTTCGTCAGTTCCGCATTCTTGGCCTCCAATTCGGTGACCTTGTCTTTAAGGCGATTAATTTCAGAAGCTGAACCCTGTATTGTCTTTCGAAAGTAACAGTACAGTATCAACGACCTCATGAGACCCTGTGAAAAATTCAGTTAGCATATGCATATCAAGGAAAACAAACTAAGGTAAGAATCAGAAAACTTACGACGAGTTGGTTGAAGAGCATTTGCTCAGCCATGCCCCGAGCAGAGGTGTCACGTTCCATTATGAGACCCTCATGAGGAATCAAATCCACTAAGGCCTGGAAAGGATTGCCCTTCAAATCGCCACCAAACGTAGCAAGGGGTCCGCCAACTGTCCAATCTACCCTTTCGGGTCTCACAAGCGTCTCGGACGAAGAGGAGGTCTCGGCACTTACCGCAGAGGCCTTCTCGGCGTTGAAAGCCGTCTTGGCAGTAGAGGCCTTCTTAGCATTGGAAGGAGTCGGCTAACAGGCCTCGACAGGCTTTGAAGCCTGATCCATGTGCTCGGCTTCAGCGATGGGTGATAACACCCTTACTCCTCCTTCCTGAGCCGTGGCAGTATGCTCCTTGGTCCCCTCCTGAACCGTCCNNNNNNNNNNNNNNNNNNNNNNNNNNNNNNNNNNNNNNNNNNNNNNNNNNNNNNNNNNNNNNNNNNNNNNNNNNNNNNNNNNNNNNNNNNNNNNNNNNNNTTTAtttggctttaaaaaaaaaagaaaaaagaagaaattaattacATGCAGCAATTTTGAACCCCATAGTTAatgctttgttttttaaaaaataaaataaaataatcgcAAAGTCAAGGGGAGTGTCAGacagcactgtagctggaacagttcCAGGTACAGTGCTGGACCTCCCCTTGCCAAACGAAGCTATTAAGTAGTTTTTGAAGTCCTGATATTCCTTTCTAAATTTTGAAGGTACAAGTGACAAATGAGTAAATACTTTTGGATAATATTGTATTTTTCCTGaaatgaaacttttataaaattaaaataaggtaataataaaaatatataataataatttaaggacTGATTTTAGTGTCACATTATCCAATTGTAGGTAAATCTACTAAATATTTCCCATTATTACTAAGAcaagttttattttctctttctgagCTATTACGTACTAATACATTTTCATTAAAGATGTAGATAAGATATACGAAAATTAAAGGtgtaatatataaaaaacaatctCATTGAAGCGTATGTCGGTGGATGCGTATGTgcagggagagagagatgacGTACATGCTGACAACATGCATGGCACACGGTTCCATTGGAGGAGGAGCAGTCACAGGTAAGATTATTCTCTTTTGATCCTTCTGCTCGGTAGAACCATCCAGAATCTTCGCTGCACAGATCGACGCTGAAATTCCAGTCCGTCTTCCCCAAACTCTTCGCTATCCAACCAATCAAATTTGCACGTTTTCCTGATGAAAATACTTGATTTTTATTCAGGTGTGATGAAAGCATACCTTCATCATCCGGCAACACTGCGGCTCCGAAAACGAAGGTTGCGAAGCAAAAGAAGAGAGTTGAAGCAAGGAGAAATGGAACAAGAAGaaacatcttcttcttcattttgctAACGAAAACACCTTCACCTATCCTCGCAAAATGGTGCCAAAATCAAATTGATTGCTCTCTAATGCATGAGGAAAGCTGCGAGGAAGCAAGGGATCGAATAATATAACTTCAGCTTTTGGTTTGagtgataaaagagagtagaCTTCAATGACGTACAAGTCAACTATTATTGTGTAAAGTTTAAGCAAGTGTCTAGTGTCTACTTATTTTGTGGACAACTTGTAAACTTAATAGGCCACGAAATTTATTAATTACTCTAATAATGCATGGAACATGTCGGGCTTGTTTCGGAATAGACTTGGTAGATATgtaatttttggtttgaaagttattgatataatataaagtaggtagaaatttttagtttttttaataaaaaaatgaaattttttgttttgtatgaagttttttatttaaataataataaaaaattattgatatcatataaaattattgaaGTAAGAAACATTGACTTGGTACTTGGTAgtgtttttaaaagtaataaaagttgaTACCATAAAACcttaacaataaaaataagagaaataaaacaatcaataaaaaaataatccaatatttgtttatttaataatggAGACAactgtaaaaataataattaaaataattaaaacacaCATATATGCCACTTGCCTCGTGCGGGTCCTCAATGCCTACACAAGTTGTTGAAAAACAAGTCTTGGAAATCTGGTCATACATAGGAACATCACATGCAATCTAAGATGATAGGAACGAAGAAGGTTCAAGGGAATTGTATATATGCATTACTAAGAAACATGGCTGATGGGATGGGATGGGATGGGATGAACATGCAtggatgcatgcatgcatgtgtatgTATTTGACTGTCCCCCTGAAAAGATGTGAATTGAAGGTGATGAGCAGTAAGATTCTTCAGTAGCAGTGAGTCTCTGATCACGAATGCCTACTTGTTTTAAACCACGTGATTAATTAATTGTAGCCACTCGATGAAAGAAGAGACTAGCTAGAGATTTGTATATGGATATACTCTTTTTGGGAGACTATATGATGTGGctaagtttaatcaaattaaaaaaatgagtaaatcGGAATTCTTTAGTTAGAGTTAAAAccggatttgattaaattttgtaTCCTGCACATATCTTAGTATTTGGACCATAACTTCCGGCTCAAGAATCGGATTGAAGTGAAAgcagtggcattggaaagctaactcgaaattctaaaaatatttgtgaaatacAATTTGTATAATTTGGACGTTTGAGATATTGAGTTTAGagttagtctctcttagagtaaaAAGTTGTGCATTCANNNNNNNNNNNNNNNNNNNNNNNNNNNNNNNNNNNNNNNNNNNNNNNNNNNNNNNNNNNNNNNNNNNNNNNNNNNNNNNNNNNNNNNNNNNNNNNNNNNNaaccgctaaccgctataaccgccaaccgcctaaccgcctaaccgtctaaccgcattaaccgctaaccgtctaaccgccataaccgcctagcggttagcggttagcgattattgggtctactaaccgtaaccgctaaccgcctttttatataatatatttttataattataattataaaaatatttatacatataacataatcacttgatcattaaatcacaatttttttaaaaaaataattaaatcacaatttgagtattaatatattatcactataatttatatgattatatgatataatcacttgatcattaaatcacaattttttaaaaaaaataattaaatcacaatttgagtattaatatattatcactataatttatatgattatatcacatgagatttattattaaatcatttgattatataataacaaattatacatatataatatgacataactcataagtatactaattcatactaatacaacaattaaatatctagagacttatttccaatgtatgttataaacctataagtctatataagtctaaatatgtatatgaataatataaatgtataatatcaatagttaatcatatgattcaatgacaattcaaatactttattcaaaacttcaagtgaatcatattattaatgtacaatgatgatatgattcgtataatatcaaattaagtaattgacattggattaaacaatgaccaatgtgttacttataaacataatttaaatattaatgtattatcattataattttagtaatttatatattatcactataattgatatgattatatcacatgatgacttgatcattaaatcatatgattatataataataaataatacatatataatatgacataactcataagtcataagtctacaagttaatcaatgattcatgtacaatgataatcacaattgattcaattgaattaaacaatatgttact
This genomic interval from Corylus avellana chromosome ca3, CavTom2PMs-1.0 contains the following:
- the LOC132175436 gene encoding uncharacterized protein LOC132175436; protein product: MSVDAYVQGERDDVHADNMHGTRFHWRRSSHRCDESIPSSSGNTAAPKTKVAKQKKRVEARRNGTRRNIFFFILLTKTPSPILAKWCQNQIDCSLMHEESCEEARDRII